One Littorina saxatilis isolate snail1 linkage group LG12, US_GU_Lsax_2.0, whole genome shotgun sequence genomic region harbors:
- the LOC138982044 gene encoding corepressor interacting with RBPJ 1-like: MGKGFNNYMTKKFFHPSSKDNIKRVWMAKQKTDFDKKKQEDLMSQYQREQEMLSNRALLGDEKAKMGLSFLYDAPPGMKNKEKEDDEPEFKFEWQRKYNAPREAYAKGDDTISDQPFGIEVRNIRCIKCRQWGHVNTDKICPLFGKNLTAEPPQPETSTFSLLEGLKEEGFQLKESMLGKFMASSSSEPILADRDEEDPEVQFLKTLTPKQKKKLLKKLNNLQEKNGESKHSKSKKDKKKKKKSKTKRSQDSDDSDSSDRGKKSHKKSRTRKEESSGKSSEDEHEERYRAQGARPKTIKREPDSVRGSKIQRRQRDSSQSNSDNQHHHRQGRDHAESPAHHSRQQPIKQEKLSRSPEPRRKKPKRSSSSNSDSDSPQRKRKDKHSHDRNSKNDRPNGDKHRRDRSRSPMHRRRGRSPSPEARRSGRDRSSSRDRHRDSGSRKAKDSR, from the exons ATGGGGAAGGGATTTAATAATTATATGACCAAGAAGTTCTTTCATCCTTCGAGTAAAGACAACATTAAGCGG GTATGGATGGCCAAACAGAAAACTGACTTTGACAAGAAGAAGCAGGAAGACTTGATGTCCCAGTACCAGAGGGAACAAGAAATGCTCAGTAACAG GGCTCTGCTGGGTGACGAGAAGGCGAAGATGGGTTTGAGTTTCCTGTATGATGCTCCTCCTGgtatgaaaaacaaagag AAAGAGGACGATGAACCAGAGTTCAAGTTTGAATGGCAACGCAAGTACAACGCTCCCCGTGAAGC GTACGCCAAGGGAGATGACACGATCAGCGACCAGCCATTTGGAATCGAGGTGCGAAACATTCGCTGCATCAAGTGTCGGCAGTGGGGCCACGTCAACACCGACAAAATCTGTCCGCTTTTCGGAAAGAACCTGACTGCTGAACCACCTCAGC CGGAGACCAGTACGTTCAGCCTGCTGGAGGGCCTGAAGGAGGAAGGGTTTCAGCTGAAGGAGAGCATGCTGGGAAAGTTCATGGCATCATCCTCGAGCGAG CCCATTCTGGCAGACAGGGATGAAGAGGACCCAGAGGTTCAGTTCCTCAAGACTCTCACTCCCAAACAGAAGAAAAAGCTGCTCAA AAAGCTGAACAATCTGCAAGAAAAGAATGGAGAGTCCAAGCACAGCAAGAGCAAGaaggataagaagaagaagaaaaaatccaaAACCAAACGCTCCCAGGACTCCGATGACAGCGACTCCTCag ACCGAGGAAAGAAAAGTCACAAGAAGTCCAGGACGAGAAAAGAGGAGAGTAGCGGCAAGAGTTCGGAGGATGAGCATGAGGAACGCTACAGAGCACAGG GGGCAAGGCCAAAGACGATTAAGCGTGAACCAGACTCTGTTCGCGGGAGCAAGATACAACGGCGTCAGAGGGACAGCAGTCAGTCCAACTCAGacaaccaacaccaccaccgtCAGGGTCGAGACCATGCAGAAAGTCCTGCACATCACTCCAGACAACAACCCATCAAGCAAGAGAAACTATCGAGGTCTCCGGAACCACGACGCAAAAAGCCCAAACGCTCGAGCAGCTCCAATAGCGACAGTGACAGTCCTCAACGCAAGAGAAAAGACAAGCACTCACATGACAGAAATTCCAAAAATGACAGACCCAACGGTGACAAACACAGAAGAGACAGGTCGCGATCACCTATGCACAGACGCAGGGGTCGGTCTCCATCACCTGAGGCACGACGATCGGGCAGAGACAGATCGTCGTCAAGAGACCGACACAGGGACAGTGGCTCAAGGAAGGCAAAAGACAGTCGGTGA